A region of the Clostridium estertheticum subsp. estertheticum genome:
AAGGGTATCGCAAGAGCAACAAAATGTAGGAAAACTTATATCTAGAGATGATCTTCAACCAGGTGATTTGGTATTTTTCGGGACGCCGGCTCATCATGTAGGAATATATATAGGAAACGGTAAAATGATAGATGCACCTCACTCAGGTGCTGTAATTAGAATCCAGTCACTAAATAGTGACTTTACGTATGGTCGTAGGGTTAATTGAAAAAGATAGAATCAAATACAATTCTACATAAAACAATGTGATAATAAGAGTCCACTCATGGAGTATTTATAATAACATTTATTTTCATTCAAGCTGGTTGAAGGCTCTAGCAACGATAGCAATTCAAGGAAATTTAGATTTGATTTATAGTACATACCAATTTTACAAAATTCTAATACAAATAAATCTTGATAATACATTGGTATGACTATGATATTAGGCACCTCAAAAAATTGAGGTGCCTATCACTTTTTTTGATAAAACAGGATGAATATCAGATTGGTGTTTATTGATACAATAAAATACAAAAGTAACTATAGAATATGAAAAGAAAGCAGAGATTTTAGTATCTCTGCTTTTTATTTTGTTCCTTTTTATTAAATAAATTTTCAAGTTTATCTGCGGCTGATGTATCTGACCTTTGTAAATTGGTAGTAAAAGTATGTTATGACTGTAAATATCCAGTATTGTAATATCTCGGCTTGACTTTTGATTTATTCTTGTATTCAATGGCTTCTTTAGGACAGGCACAGATACAGGCCATGCAGTGGGTACAATTACCAAACCAGCTAGGTTTATTCCCTTCCATTTTAATATTATTCAGAGGACATAAATCAACGCATTTCTTGCAGCCAACACATGCATTGGTAACGTAAAAGCCTTTAGCGCTAACGGAGGTTATATAAAACAGAGGATTAATAAATCTGCTTATAAATCTGCTATAAATGGTTACCTTTTCCACATGGAGGAACTGACGTTGTTTAATTCGCTCTCCAATGGCAAGGATTTGTGGAAGTGCTTTTTTTATAATGGAAGCCGCCTGAACTTTATCAGGTACCTCAAACATAGCAATATAATTTTCAGGCATAATAACCGTTGAAAAGCCCATGAAATCAAACTTCTTTTTATTACATAGCTTCCTTACATAATGTACTGCATTATGAGTATCTGTGCCGCAGGTTAAAATAAAATACGCATGAGAGCTTCCCTTAAAGTCTGTATTTTGAATAAAAGCTTCAACAACTTTTGGTATACGCCATCCATAGGTTGGAGTAACAAATATAAAAGGCTCATGGGAACGAAGGGACACTTTGATTCCTTTTTTTATCAGCTCATTCATTGAGACTACCTCATCATTAGTTATCTTTTGAATGGCCTGTGCCGTATAACGGCTGTTACCTGTACCACTAAAATATAAAATCATAAAAAAGCCTCCTAAATTTACTTAATTACTTGATTATACTATTAATAACATATTTTAATATAAAAAGTTTTAAAGTTATAGAAAAAGTTAATAGCATATAATTATTAAGATCTTAAACAAATATATAAGGCAAAATGAGATTAGTGATAATCAGCAAGTTTTGTTTCATTGTTTTAGTTATACTTATAACGGTATTAATGGAATAATGAAACTATATTGTAAAAATAACGTATATAACAGGGGGAGATAAAAAATATCAGTTCATATTTTAAAAAGAACTTTTTTAGAAATTGAATCGATGAGATACATTGAAATATTTAAATAGTGTTAAAAAAAATAATAGGGGGTAGAAATATATGAATAAAAAAATTACAAGCTCAGTTCTAGTTGCATTAATGATAGCAGGATCAACGTCTTTCTCAGCTTTTGCTGCAATGCCTACGGGTACTATAGTAATAGGAACAAAGGCTTTTGACTTAACTTATGCTAATAACTCTGCAAATGCTTCTGAAATCAGTGCTGCAATGCTCGATGGTGGATCAGTTTATTTTAAAGATTATAACGGAGACTGGATTGACAATATTAAAGGGTCAAAAGTAGCTGCAAGCCTCATACCAGCAGTAACTTATAAAAGCTCATCAGGTACAACTAATTTTGCTGCTTCTGATATAGATACAAATACAAATACGGTAGCTACATCGGCAAAAGTAAGTGCTATTTCTGCTAACCAACTTAAAGAAACATTTAATGGTAAAGTAGCTGATACAAGCAAAGTTGTTTTTACAGTTAAAAGAGAAGCGACGTCTATGACAATGGTTACTACATGGAATGATGCTAAAACAGAAGCTACATTAACTTATAAAGATAACTTACCAGAAGGTACTTATACAGTTGGTGGAATGAATAACACTATTGATATTGGATCAAGTACAGTAGCTGTTACAAAACAGAAAGTATCTAAAATTGAAATATTAGGTGATAAGGTTATTGTAGATCCTCCTATTCCTGTAGGTGCAACTAATTCTTCTAGTGGATTTTGGCCAGGAGATGGTCATGTTTCATACAAAGTACTTGATCAATATGGGGTAGATATAACAGAAAATTCACTAGCATCAAATATTAAGTGGAAAAGTACAATAGGTGCAATTAGCGCTTCAAAGGGTACAATCACCATAAGCATATTGGCCGGAGCAGGATTGAGAGATGTAGGGTATTTGACACAATATGCATCAATAACTATTACAGCTACTGATTCTGATAGTAATACACGTCAAAGTAATACACTTAAATTTGTAGATAAGGCATTGTCAGTTATGTCAGTAAATAAGATTAAAAATACGACGAAGAACATAGGGGATAGTTATACATTACCAGCAACTGTAACCGCAAGTTTAGCTGATAATACAACTAAAGACTTTGTCGTAACTTGGGATAAAGTGGCAAGCACGAAAGTAGCAGGACAATTTACGTTTACAGGTACATTAACAATGGTAGATGGAATTGTTAATACAGATAATGTAACGGCATCAGCTACACTAATTGTAGCAACACCTATTATTGATAAGACAGATATAACGAGTAAGTTTACGGATGATAATTTTAAGAGCATTGTATATTCGAAGATAGGAAAAACTGCTCCTTCGCCAATACTTGAGTCTGATGTTAAAGACATAAAATCATTAGATTTGTCTGGTGCTGAGGTAAGCGGTTCAAGCGGATTAGAGTATTTTACATCATTAACTGAATTAAATTGTTCAAATAATGAGCTAGTAACCCTAGACGTAAGTAAGAATACAGCATTAATTGCATTATCTTGTTGGGGTAATAAGCTAACAACTTTAGATGTAAGTAAAAATGTATCATTAGATATTTTACAGTGCAGTATGAATCAACTAACAAAATTAAATGTAGATCCAGCATTGACTAGTTTAAATTGCACGGATAATAAACTAACAACTATAGATTTAAGTAAGAATTTAAAATCCATGTCTTTTAAGTGCGATGAGAATGTAAAAGTACTGCATTAGAAGCGTTAACGACTACAGATGATGTGGTTATAACAATTAAATAACATATATTATTAATTAATAAGGATACTCGGATTAAGTGAGTATCCTTATTTTTTTACATTATCAATAAATCTAAAGTAATTTGTTATTAACTAGCCCTTATGATATTATGAAAATAATTATTTATACATAAGAAGGAAGTGTCTTAATATGAAACTATCATTTTTAGGTGGAGCCTATGAAATTGGGGCTAGCTGCATTTTATTTAAGATTGACAATAAGAACATATTAATGGATTCGGGCATACGTCAAAGTGCTTCAAAAGATCCCTTACCTGATTTTAGGACAATTCAAGAAACGGGTGGAGTAGACGCTATTATAATTAGCCATGCTCATTTGGACCATATAGGCAGTTTGCCTATGATAAGTAAAGAATATCCAAATGCTAGAGTATATATGAATAATATGACTAAAGATTTAGTAAGAGTATTACTATACGATAGTCTCAAAATAATGAATAACAGAGATGCTGAAATCCCACTTTATGCGCAAGTAGATGTAGAAGATATGTTAAATAGAATCTTTACTATAAATTATGAAGTCGATTTTGAAATTTTTGATTATTTAAAACTTACATTTTATAATGCTGGACATATAGCAGGAGCAAGCTGCGTATATTTGCAAGGCAATGAAGGCTCATTGTTTTATAGTGGTGATTTTTCATTATTTTCTCAAAAATCAGTAGAAGGTGCAAAAATTCCTAGATTAAGACCAGATATCGGTATTTTCGAATCAACTTATGCTGATAAACTACATTCAAATAGAGAAATTGAGGAAAATCGTCTTATAGATATTGTTAGTGATTGCATTAATACTAACGGAAAAATGATAATTCCAGCCTTTGCCTTAGGTCGCGCACAGGAAGTTATACTTATACTTAAAAAAGCGATGAATTCTAAGAAATTAAAAAAAGTTAATATATATATAGATGGTATGGTTAATGATATTAACAGGGTTTACAAATTCAATCCATTGTACCTTAAAAACACTTTAGGAAAAAAGGTGTTAAAAGGTCTGGAGCCCTTTTATGATGATAATATTATACAAGTAAAAAATAAGGAGCAAAGAGAAACCATTTTAGGAAGCGAGGATAGCTGTGTTATAATATCCAGCTCTGGTATGCTTACAGGAGGACCTAGCCAATATTATGCGCAGAAGATTGCTGCTTTAGAGAATGGCTATATAGTTATAACTGGATATCAAGATGAAGAATCACCTGGAAGAAGACTTTTAAATTTGCTGGAAACTGACAAGGAAGATAGAGTTTTAGAAATAAATGGTAAAATAGTTCCTGTAATATGCAGAGTAGAAAGAGTGGGACTATCTGCTCATGGAGACAAAAGTGAAATTCAAGCTCTCATAGCAAAACTAAGTCCTGATAATGTGTTTTTAGTACATGGTGATAGTGAAGTTATTAATACATTTGCAAAGGAAGCTGCAAGAGAAATCCGTGGTAAGCTTTTTGCACCTAAATCTGGCGAGGGATTTGATATAGAAGTTAAAGCTCCAAGACGACAATTAAGCAAACAAATCCCTTTTGTAATGAAATCAAAGAATCAACTAAATAAAGAAAATTTTAAATTATTATGGAGTTTTGTTCGTGAAAAATATATGGATAAATTTTTTACTATTGAAGAATTAACTTTCATATGGAGTGGTACAAAAATTCTTAAAGCCCTGGAAGTAGATAATTTTAGAGTTCAACTTTTAGATTCTCCTTATTTTGAAAGTGATTTAAGAAGACTTTTCTTGTTTAAGGCTAGAACGCCTGAAGATGTAACTTACGATTTATTACCTAAATCATTAAAAGCCAACGAAATAACCGATCTTGTTTCAGAAAGTTTAAGCTCCTATGAATACAAAAAACTAGGACTAAATCAAGAAGAAAGAAAAGCAATTTTGTATTTTGATTTTCCTAAAACAATAGATAAGTCTATCCATGAAGTTATTAAAACACTTGAAGGAAAAACTGGGTGGAAGATTGAGATAAATGATCAAATAAATCTTAATTCTTCTGACAAACTTATACGAAACTTATTAAAAGAGGCTGATATAAAAAAAATATCTTGCCATCTTAAAGAAAATAAAATTATAGTAACGCTAAAATCTTTTTTTGAAATCACCACAGAATTAGAAGATTTTAAGCATATTACTGGTGTGGATTTATTGATTCAAAGTGAAGGTAACATTTTATCAAATTCTAAGGTTACTGATAATAGCAGTATGTTTAGTGAATATAGCACCGCTCCACTAGAACAAAACAAAGCTTTCGAACTTATTGATGAAGCATTTATGTATGAGGAATTTAAGCCATATAAAAAAAGTATAAAGTATAATCACATTGGAAAATATATAGAGCTTACTTTTATTTCTCCGGTTGTTGGAAAAAAATATTTTGATAAACTTGAAAAGTTATCAGAAATATTAGCCTGGAATATAATCATATCAACTTCTGTTAACCAAAATGCCATTATAAATTTAGTATTACAGTTATGTGATAAAAATGATGTTAAATTAAAAAAGAATCCCGCTTTTAATGAAACTGCTTTAAAAGTTAGCTTAAAGTGTGAAAATATAGATGATGTTATATTTCTTAAAATAAAAGAAACATTTGAACATAACACCGGATGTACTTTAGCCCTGGGATAAAATTAGTGGTAATAGTAGTAGTTTAATCGCAGTAGATATTATTGATTAACAAAGATATTCATATTAAGTGGGTATCCTTGTTTTTTTGCATCAACCGTATTCACATCTTATTAATTAACTATTTATTTTAAATTAAAAACTTTTTAAAGTGCATTGAAAAAGTTTATTTTAAGTGGTATACTAAATTTGTAATGAAAACGTTTAATAATTACAAAGCCATGAGACAATAAATTTGCAAATAAGTTAAATTAAATAAAAAAGTAGGAGATGGTTCTGGTGAAGGGAAAAAGAAAAATTAGCAATACTCTAATATATGTTTTCGGTGCACTTAGTGGACTTTTGTTTGGTTATGATACAGGAGTTATTTCAGGTGCAATTCTGTTTATTCAAAAACAAATGCATCTTAATTCATGGCAACAAGGCTGGGTTGTTAGTTCTGTATTACTAGGGGCTGTTCTAGGTGCTGCGATTATTGGACCAATGTCTGATAAGTATGGACGTAGGAAATTGATTTTACTATCATCGATTATTTTCTTTGTTGGTGCACTTGGATCAGCATTTTCACCAGGGCTTTTTACATTGATTTTATCACGTATTGTCCTTGGTATGGCGGTAGGTGCTTCATCTGCCTTAATTCCAACATACTTAGCAGAATTATCACCTGCAGAAAAACGT
Encoded here:
- a CDS encoding EFR1 family ferrodoxin (N-terminal region resembles flavodoxins. C-terminal ferrodoxin region binds two 4Fe-4S clusters.) is translated as MILYFSGTGNSRYTAQAIQKITNDEVVSMNELIKKGIKVSLRSHEPFIFVTPTYGWRIPKVVEAFIQNTDFKGSSHAYFILTCGTDTHNAVHYVRKLCNKKKFDFMGFSTVIMPENYIAMFEVPDKVQAASIIKKALPQILAIGERIKQRQFLHVEKVTIYSRFISRFINPLFYITSVSAKGFYVTNACVGCKKCVDLCPLNNIKMEGNKPSWFGNCTHCMACICACPKEAIEYKNKSKVKPRYYNTGYLQS
- a CDS encoding leucine-rich repeat domain-containing protein, producing MNKKITSSVLVALMIAGSTSFSAFAAMPTGTIVIGTKAFDLTYANNSANASEISAAMLDGGSVYFKDYNGDWIDNIKGSKVAASLIPAVTYKSSSGTTNFAASDIDTNTNTVATSAKVSAISANQLKETFNGKVADTSKVVFTVKREATSMTMVTTWNDAKTEATLTYKDNLPEGTYTVGGMNNTIDIGSSTVAVTKQKVSKIEILGDKVIVDPPIPVGATNSSSGFWPGDGHVSYKVLDQYGVDITENSLASNIKWKSTIGAISASKGTITISILAGAGLRDVGYLTQYASITITATDSDSNTRQSNTLKFVDKALSVMSVNKIKNTTKNIGDSYTLPATVTASLADNTTKDFVVTWDKVASTKVAGQFTFTGTLTMVDGIVNTDNVTASATLIVATPIIDKTDITSKFTDDNFKSIVYSKIGKTAPSPILESDVKDIKSLDLSGAEVSGSSGLEYFTSLTELNCSNNELVTLDVSKNTALIALSCWGNKLTTLDVSKNVSLDILQCSMNQLTKLNVDPALTSLNCTDNKLTTIDLSKNLKSMSFKCDENVKVLH
- a CDS encoding MBL fold metallo-hydrolase; amino-acid sequence: MKLSFLGGAYEIGASCILFKIDNKNILMDSGIRQSASKDPLPDFRTIQETGGVDAIIISHAHLDHIGSLPMISKEYPNARVYMNNMTKDLVRVLLYDSLKIMNNRDAEIPLYAQVDVEDMLNRIFTINYEVDFEIFDYLKLTFYNAGHIAGASCVYLQGNEGSLFYSGDFSLFSQKSVEGAKIPRLRPDIGIFESTYADKLHSNREIEENRLIDIVSDCINTNGKMIIPAFALGRAQEVILILKKAMNSKKLKKVNIYIDGMVNDINRVYKFNPLYLKNTLGKKVLKGLEPFYDDNIIQVKNKEQRETILGSEDSCVIISSSGMLTGGPSQYYAQKIAALENGYIVITGYQDEESPGRRLLNLLETDKEDRVLEINGKIVPVICRVERVGLSAHGDKSEIQALIAKLSPDNVFLVHGDSEVINTFAKEAAREIRGKLFAPKSGEGFDIEVKAPRRQLSKQIPFVMKSKNQLNKENFKLLWSFVREKYMDKFFTIEELTFIWSGTKILKALEVDNFRVQLLDSPYFESDLRRLFLFKARTPEDVTYDLLPKSLKANEITDLVSESLSSYEYKKLGLNQEERKAILYFDFPKTIDKSIHEVIKTLEGKTGWKIEINDQINLNSSDKLIRNLLKEADIKKISCHLKENKIIVTLKSFFEITTELEDFKHITGVDLLIQSEGNILSNSKVTDNSSMFSEYSTAPLEQNKAFELIDEAFMYEEFKPYKKSIKYNHIGKYIELTFISPVVGKKYFDKLEKLSEILAWNIIISTSVNQNAIINLVLQLCDKNDVKLKKNPAFNETALKVSLKCENIDDVIFLKIKETFEHNTGCTLALG